Below is a window of Leisingera sp. S132 DNA.
CTGATCACAGTAATCCTGGTCGGTATAGTCGGTGTAGCGGCGCGGATCGACCGCCCACATGTCCCATTCGGTGTGGCCGTCGACGATCCATTCCGCCAGCACCTTGCCGGCGCCGCCGCCCTGGGCGATGCCGAAGGTAAAGACGCAGGCCTCGAACGCGTTGTCCACGCCCGGCATCGGGCCGATCAGCGGCAGGCCGTCGGGGGCGTAGGGGATCGGGCCATTGATCACGCTGGACACGCCGGAGGAGGCCATCAGCGGCACCCGCTCCATCGCGTCGGTCACGATGTCCTCGATCCGGTCCAGGTCGTCCGACCACAGCTGGAACGAGAAGTCGTCCGGCATCTGGTCGTCTTCGGTCAACCAGTGGCCTTTGCAATTCGGCTCGTAGGGGCCGAGGTTGTAGCCGTTCTTCTCCTGGCGCAGGTAATAGGAGACATCCACGTCGCGGATCAGCGGCAGCTTTTTACCGGTTTCCTTGGTGTGCGCTTCGATCTCCGGGATCTGCTCGGTCAGCAGATACTGGTGCGACATCACCATCATTGGCACAGTGCGGCCGCCATAGGGCTTAAACCACTCCCCCACCCGCTGGGCATAATAGCCGGCGGCATTCACCACATAGTCGCATTCGATATCGCCCTTCTCGGTGTGCACGATCCAGGTCTTGCCTTCCTTCTGAGTGACACCGGTTGCCGGGCAGAAACGGATGATCCTTGCGCCCAAATCGCGGGCGCCCTTGGCCAGCGCCTGCGTCACCTGAGCCGGATCGATGTCGCCGTCAGACGGATCCCACAGCACCCCTTCCAGATCGTGGGTCTCGAGGAACGGATAGTTCTCCTTGGCCTGTTCCGGGGTCCAGATTTCCATCCCGATGCCCTGGTAACGGCCCATGGAGCAGGCACGTTCAAATTCCTGCATCCGCTCTTTGGTATGCGCCAGACGGATCGAACCGGTCTGGTGGTAGTTCATCGGATAGTCGACCTCCTCGCCGAGGCGGGAATAAAGTTCGGTCGAGTAGCGCTGCATGTTCATGATCGACCAGGAGGTCGAGAAAGTCGGGACATTGCCTGCCGCGTGCCAGGTCGAGCCGGCCGTCAGCTCGTTTTTCTCCAGCAGAACACAATCGGTCCAGCCCTTCTTGGCCAGATGATAAAGCGACGAGCAGCCGATGACGCCGCCGCCGATGATGACCACGCGGGCCTTAGTTGGAAAATCAGACATGTTCGCTCCCTAGTCTCAGTCTTCTTGCGGCACGCCGTCCGCAATCCGGTAGTAGTCGCCCTTGGAGGCGGTAAAGATGTGCTTTTCGACGCTGAGACCGGTGTTCCCGTCGACAGCGCCCAAAGCGAAACTGGTGCTGTCTTCCCCCGCCGCCTTCCAGAACAGGAAGGAGCCGCAGCGCAGGCAGCTGCCACGTTTGGCCTGCGGCGTTGCCTCGAACCAGCTCACCGGACCGGTGATGGCAATCTCCTCGTCGCGCACCTGCGCAGAGGCCCAGATGCCGCCCGACTGCTTGCGGCACTGGCTGCAATGGCACATCGAGGCATTCTGCGGCTTGGCAGCGGTTTCAAAACGGATGTCGCCGCAAAGACAGGATCCTTTGATCATCGTTTCCTCCTAGTAGACCGGCGGGGCGATCACCCAGACGGCCACTGCGGGCTCGTCGTACGGGTTCGACCATTGATACGGCTCATGCTTGATCCGGAAGCTGTCGCCGGGACCAACGGTGAAGCTTCGGTTGCCGATCAGCAGATCCAGCCTGCCCGAAATCATGTAGCCGACCTCCTGCGTCGGCCGGTTCGCCGGCGTCTGCATCTTCGAACGGGGACGGAAAGTGGAATGCACCATCTCGAAATCGTCGGTCAGGTCGGGGGACAGCAGCTCTTCGATCAGACCCTCCTCGCCGGACCCCATCGGGCGCCGGGAGCCGGCGCGCACAACATAGCCATGCTCTTCCGCCGGGGCGCCGACATTGGCAAACAGCATCGACATCGGCACCCCCAGCGCCTCGGCAATCTGACGCAGGTCGGAAATCGAGGGTTCGGACATGTCGCGCTCAACTTGGCTCAGCCAGCCGACCGAGCGGTTCAGCATCGCGGCAATGTCCGACAGCGTCAGCCCGCGCGCCTTGCGCAAGGCCCTGATGTCCGCCCCCAGTGTCGCCGCTGCCACCGTCTGATCGTTCACCGGCCCTCTCCCCCTTCCATGAAAAAATCTCCTCGTTTTTCACGATGAACCGAGTTCGTGAAATTTCCAAGCATTTTTTCACGAACCGGAAAGATGCCATGAAAAAACCCAGCACCTTCAGGCGCCGGGCGGCATTTTTCTGGTCTGCAGCCCCTTAGGGTAAGGCCCAGAGGCCGGGCGCAAAGCCCCAGGCAGCGAATCAGCCGCGGCTGAACACCTGCCGCAGAATTGCCTCCAGCTGGTCTGCGTCTTCCTGAGTGAAGGCATCCGGCTGGTCGCTGTCGATGTCAAACACCCCGATCAGATCCCCGGCGCCGTTCCAAACCGGGAGCACCAGTTCCGAGCGGGTGGAGGAGGCGCATGCGATATGGCCCGGGAAAGCATCGACATCCGGCACCAGCTGCACCTCCCCGGTACGCGCAGCGGCGCCGCAAACGCCGCGGGAGAACGGGATCTGCAGGCAGCCATGGCCGCCCTGATAAGGCCCGATCTTCA
It encodes the following:
- a CDS encoding GFA family protein → MIKGSCLCGDIRFETAAKPQNASMCHCSQCRKQSGGIWASAQVRDEEIAITGPVSWFEATPQAKRGSCLRCGSFLFWKAAGEDSTSFALGAVDGNTGLSVEKHIFTASKGDYYRIADGVPQED
- a CDS encoding GAF domain-containing protein; protein product: MQVDYETLAKTIAALTEGETDQVALMATVACEVHHADGRFNWTGFYRAVAPELLKIGPYQGGHGCLQIPFSRGVCGAAARTGEVQLVPDVDAFPGHIACASSTRSELVLPVWNGAGDLIGVFDIDSDQPDAFTQEDADQLEAILRQVFSRG
- a CDS encoding helix-turn-helix domain-containing protein, with protein sequence MNDQTVAAATLGADIRALRKARGLTLSDIAAMLNRSVGWLSQVERDMSEPSISDLRQIAEALGVPMSMLFANVGAPAEEHGYVVRAGSRRPMGSGEEGLIEELLSPDLTDDFEMVHSTFRPRSKMQTPANRPTQEVGYMISGRLDLLIGNRSFTVGPGDSFRIKHEPYQWSNPYDEPAVAVWVIAPPVY